One Paraburkholderia sp. IMGN_8 DNA window includes the following coding sequences:
- a CDS encoding SDR family oxidoreductase gives MNSLAWAPKDDLPGGLLNCSAESFAKETDISCHSFMHMTKCAASLMKDGGSMFAMSDYGANKAVAASGASTITSS, from the coding sequence GTGAACTCGCTTGCGTGGGCACCCAAGGATGACCTGCCAGGAGGTCTGCTCAATTGTTCGGCGGAGAGCTTTGCCAAGGAGACGGACATCTCGTGTCACTCGTTCATGCACATGACAAAGTGCGCCGCGTCGCTGATGAAGGACGGCGGAAGCATGTTTGCGATGAGCGACTACGGCGCCAACAAGGCGGTCGCGGCATCAGGCGCGTCGACCATCACCTCAAGCTGA
- a CDS encoding HdeA/HdeB family chaperone produces the protein MNTSKAAVCLIGVILSAACLADANKEMKPAKMKCEDFIAMDDVYKPQMVYWMDGYNNKGKLQSEDVVVVGQEETVTALIEECKKTPKQSFAKKVKSFFAHAKAPISKTYAHE, from the coding sequence ATGAACACGAGCAAAGCAGCAGTCTGTCTCATTGGCGTAATCCTGTCGGCGGCCTGCCTTGCCGATGCCAACAAGGAAATGAAGCCAGCCAAAATGAAATGCGAGGACTTCATCGCCATGGATGATGTGTACAAGCCTCAGATGGTGTACTGGATGGACGGCTACAACAACAAAGGCAAGCTGCAATCCGAGGATGTCGTCGTGGTAGGTCAGGAAGAAACCGTTACCGCTCTGATTGAGGAATGCAAGAAGACGCCGAAGCAGTCCTTTGCCAAAAAGGTGAAATCTTTCTTTGCGCACGCCAAAGCGCCGATCAGCAAGACCTATGCGCACGAGTGA
- a CDS encoding DUF2092 domain-containing protein → MTCEKLKWGVTVVVLSMFLAASGNAQQSQHTPKAAARPAAKVAVPAFQPGLEPRAIDILKAASVRLAAARSMSFTSVVSYESPSRLGPPLVYSTRSEVSVRRPDKLKVITLGDGPPSEFYYDGKTMMAFAPSENLVAVADAPPTIDAALQVAFDSGAIYFPFTDVIVADPYKDIADGLKIAFYIGQSSVVGGTTTDMVAYVTGDVFVQIWIGAQDKLPRRIYAIYLTDRAQMRHVLELSDWQLDPAIPEDAFVPAKAAGAARIAFARPDASDAPGMKPPPKSKHAGTQ, encoded by the coding sequence ATGACCTGCGAGAAATTGAAGTGGGGCGTAACCGTCGTCGTGCTGAGTATGTTTCTCGCCGCAAGCGGCAACGCCCAGCAATCACAGCACACGCCGAAAGCAGCCGCCAGGCCGGCGGCGAAGGTTGCCGTGCCGGCATTCCAGCCCGGACTCGAGCCACGCGCGATCGACATTCTCAAGGCGGCGAGCGTCCGCCTTGCTGCCGCCAGGTCGATGTCGTTCACGTCGGTCGTCTCCTATGAGAGTCCGAGCCGCCTCGGTCCACCGCTTGTCTATTCCACCAGGTCGGAGGTATCAGTCCGGCGGCCGGACAAGCTCAAGGTCATCACCCTCGGCGATGGGCCACCGTCAGAGTTCTATTACGACGGCAAGACCATGATGGCGTTCGCGCCGTCGGAGAACCTGGTCGCGGTCGCCGACGCGCCGCCGACCATCGACGCCGCGTTACAGGTGGCCTTCGATTCCGGGGCAATCTACTTCCCGTTTACCGATGTGATTGTCGCGGATCCCTACAAGGATATCGCCGACGGACTGAAGATCGCTTTCTACATCGGTCAATCGAGCGTGGTCGGCGGCACGACAACGGACATGGTGGCGTATGTCACCGGGGATGTGTTCGTACAGATCTGGATCGGAGCGCAGGACAAGCTCCCGCGCCGCATTTACGCCATTTACCTCACCGATCGCGCCCAGATGCGCCATGTACTGGAACTCTCCGACTGGCAACTGGATCCCGCCATTCCGGAGGACGCGTTCGTTCCGGCTAAAGCAGCCGGCGCGGCCCGCATTGCGTTTGCGCGTCCGGACGCGAGCGATGCGCCCGGAATGAAGCCGCCGCCGAAGAGCAAGCACGCCGGAACGCAATGA